The Candidatus Manganitrophaceae bacterium genome segment GAGCTTCTCGATATTGAACGTCACCGGTTTTCCATGAACCCCGATGTTGGCGATGTGTCCGCCGGCGGCGACGATCTTCTGGCAGAGATCAAACGTCGCCGGAATACCGACCGCCTCCACCGCAACATCGGCCCCTTTTCCGCCGGTCAACCCCATCACATTTTCGACCGCGCGGCCGTCGCTGCTGTTGATCGTTTTGGTCGCTCCGAATTTTTTGGAGACCTCCAGGCGGTTGTCGTCGACATCGATCATGAGAATCTCGGCCGGGGAGTAGAGCTGCGCCGTCGCCAAGACGGCGAGCCCGATCGGTCCGGCCCCGACGATTGCGACGAGGTCTCCCGGCTTCACCGCGCCGTTCAGCACGCCGCATTCGAAGCCGGTCGGGAAGATATCGCTCAGCATCGTCAAAGCCTCTTCATCGACCCCTTCCGGAATTTTGTAGAGGCTGGTGTCGGCAAAAGGGATCCGGACGTATTCGGCTTGCGTTCCGTCGATCAAATGGCCGAGGATCCAGCCGCCGCCGTTCTCGCAGTGCGAATACATCCCCCGCTTGCAGTTGGCACAGCGGCCGCAAGAGGTGATGCAGGAGATCAATACCCGGTCGCCGGCCTGGAAACTGCCGACCGCATCGCCGACCTGATCGATCACGCCGACCCCCTCATGGCCGAGGATCCGCCCGTCGGTGACCTCCGGGACATCTCCTTTGAGGATGTGCAGGTCGGTTCCGCAGATCGTCGTCTTCGTGATCTTCACGACGGCATCGGTCGGCGCTTGAATGATCGGTTTCGGTTTTTCTTCCCAGGCCCGTTTGCCCGGACCGTGATAGACAAGTGCTTTCATGATTGAGTCCTCCTCCAAAGAGAATGGCTGATTCGATCCGAGTGTCCGGCAGACCTCCAGCGAAAAACATCGAAGCGCATCTGCTTCCGGCGGCAGCATCAGGCCGGACCAGAATGTTCTATATCCTTAGCCATTCTGAAATATTTAAGGGAATTGGACAATCCCCCAAACGGGGTATTTTTAAAGGGAGGTGGAGCGAGCGCCGAGAGGAATGTCCTGTCGGTTAAACGCTCGCTTTAGGTGCAGAATGGTTTTGATTCGTAAATAGGATAGATTATTTCCGCAGCGTCTTCATCGCCCCGCCCCAGCGGATCACCTGATCGAGCATTATGTTGACCGATTCCTCCTGGCCTGCGCCCGGCTTAAAGACCCTGAAGTTCTCAAAATCGGTGAAGAGGGAGAGGATCACCTGGGCACGCACATCGGCAATCTGCAGCTCGGCCATCACCAGCCGCAGTTGTTCCACCGCGCGTGCCGCCGGCGCTGCCATAGCCAACAAACCCCGCCGCCTTGTTGTTCCACTCCCGATATAAATAATCGATCGCATTTTTGAGGGCGCCGGAGGTCCCATGGTTGTACTCGGGGGTGACGAAAACATAGGCATCGAA includes the following:
- a CDS encoding zinc-dependent alcohol dehydrogenase family protein, with protein sequence MKALVYHGPGKRAWEEKPKPIIQAPTDAVVKITKTTICGTDLHILKGDVPEVTDGRILGHEGVGVIDQVGDAVGSFQAGDRVLISCITSCGRCANCKRGMYSHCENGGGWILGHLIDGTQAEYVRIPFADTSLYKIPEGVDEEALTMLSDIFPTGFECGVLNGAVKPGDLVAIVGAGPIGLAVLATAQLYSPAEILMIDVDDNRLEVSKKFGATKTINSSDGRAVENVMGLTGGKGADVAVEAVGIPATFDLCQKIVAAGGHIANIGVHGKPVTFNIEKLWSHNITLTTRLVDTETTPMLLKMVKSGKLQPKQFITHRFNLNDVMKAYDTFGNAAKEKALKVVMSAN